TTGTTTTTCGAACTTTCGTTTATTCATATCTATGTACTCGTTACATATCTTGATTCGCTGCGATCTTCGAGGCTCTGCTTGCGGATGATTGAACAATGCCGACCTCGGGCGTCATGTACCCGCTGAGATTGATAACGTATATGCTCATCATGAAGATTAGGCCGTGAATGCCGAAACAGTAGAATAGAAATAGTACTCTCGTCGTCTTGTTTGCAAGTACAATTCGCGCAAAGCTCAGAAACATTTTTTCCCATATCGATAGTTTGTTCCTCCTGTAGTActccatctctttcttcttcaagtttgtcaATGGATTTATGGAGTCCTCGAATATCTGCGAGTATTGAGCTTCAGCGTCGATGTTAGCGATCGCTGCGTCTCCGGTGTTCCCACTAGACCTCGATAAGTAGCGCATCCGCTCGTACAGTTTGGCGTTATCAGCTTGTAATTTAGTCAGCTCACCCTTGAGCTTATTTTTATCGTTGTTGAGCTGTCTCATCTGCTTCTCTAGCTCGGTATTTCTGTTGCGTAATCTATCACGTTGCTTGGTTATGATTGGCAGAATAGTATTGTTGCCGAAAGTAGCAGCAGTCTCTGACTCCTCAGGTATGCCAACAATCGAGCTAGTCGGTGATAACTTACCCCATCGATTGTTCATCTGTCTTGTGACGCCTGACATCATACTTGCCGTGTCATTAAATTTTTgatcgacttcttcgatcttATCAAGATCAGCCTCCAGTTTACGGTTCAGAATTTCCGACTCCGTAAGCTTATTTTGTAGCTCAGATATTTGAGCTTTCAGCTTATTGTTCTCCTCTTCACAATCGCCGAATTTACTTCGTAAATCAGCAAGTGCCCCTTGTAATCTCTTATTCGCAGATATGATGCCGGATTCCACACTGCTTTGCCCGGCAACGTTCTCCTCATCATTTGTGTCAGTCCCGAATTCtatcctcttcaaagctgaTAACTCCTCTTTGATTTGAACATAGTCCGAATAATTCTCTAGTTTCATCCTGGTAGAATTTACTTCTGACTTATAGGAATTCACTTCCGCCTGCAAATTACTAATCTTCTCGgtcagctctttctctattttcttgagctgctgatgCTCACGTTCTGACGAAGCACTCAGTAGGGCATTTTCGCTCTCCAACTGCCTTATCTTGTTTTCCCTAGCTTGCAATTGCGATTCTTGCTCAGCGGTACTTGTAGCTTTCGCTAGGGCGCCGTTTAATTCCTCATTCCTTCGCTCCAGTTGGAAAACTCTAGACTGTGCAGATTCCAGTTCCTGTTCGAGAAGGTTTCGTGCCGTCACATCGTGAGATAGACCCTCATCAGTTTCCTTTTCTACCACAGCCCCTTCATAAAGGCGCTTCTCCAGATTTTCAACCTGCTTAAGGAGCTTTGCCTCCCTTTCATCCCAGTTCCTTTGCTTCTCTCCCCATGTTGAGCTcatttcttgctctttagCCGTCAATCTTCTCGCCAAAGTAACAGCCGCGTTTTGCTCCAAGTCAAGAAGTCTGGCTTTCAAGTTATCATAATCAGCATACTTGGCTAGCTTGTCCTCCAAGTTTTCCACTTGCTGCTTAAGTGCACTGGAGTCATCTATCTTGCTCAGTTTATCCACTGAGTGGATCATCAAGGGGGTCGGATCAGGAGCTTCGCATATCTTACCATACACATCCAGTAATACAACTTCAGagcttttcgatctctttgTAAGGTTGtcgatctcttgctgaTAGTGTTTAATGATCTTGTTGATATTTGCCAATTTTTCATCTGAGGGCAGTTTCTTGAATACTTTAGTCTCAGATGCTAGTGCCTTTCTCGATTCCAAGAATTGAGTCTCTCTCTCCTTTATCTCGATTATATCTTTGTCTAATTGGCTCTGTAAACTGCTTAAATCCGCCTTAGTCCATAGATCCACCGCATGTCGGTAGACTGAAAGATCCATCCTTGGATTCAACACCTTCGTCGGGTAGAATGGTGAGTCGCAAAAGCCTCGGAAGCCTTTTATCTAGGCCCTAGTCGATGTTGTATTCGGTGTTTCACTGTAGAAGACCTCACCTTAAGCCTTACTAGCAGCATTCACTATGGAAGCCCTAACGTAAACTGTGATTACTACTGCTAACAGATTAGAATTCGTTAAATAAGTGTTACATTGGCATTGGTATGCTGTGCTTGCTGTATATGTATGCGGGCGTACGGTCCTGAGAGTCTTCCGGGTTGTGTTTTATGCAGACCAATACCTGTAGAACTGCGGAGCTTCGATTGACACAGGTTTAACCTCATCTTCCGATTTGGCATTTAGCCTTTGAGTTGATGACGGAGACGTGGAGCCATCCTGTGATAGCCCAAACGCAGCGCCTATGCTCAATTTGGGAGGACAATCTAATAGCTGCTTGATCTCGGCGAGGTGAGAAGCCAATTTGTCCTTGTCGTCGATTATCTCGAGTGATTCTTGCAATTTTTGATATACCAAGTGAGAATGCTTCGATAATGCTAATCGCTGAATTAAAGTGTCCTCCTGCTGCCTCTGGAGGCTTTTCCTTTCCAGTTCCAGGGCTCGCTCAATCTTGGTCAGAAATTTCAGCTTTAGCTCTGCTTTCGCTAGCTGGACTTCGACCAGCTCACTGGCAATGGCATTGATTTGTCGCTCTTCATTAGTTGCAAACACATGTGATCTGGCCCCAAGCGATGATAATGCTATTTCCGAAGCTTCCTTTAGCTCGTCCGAGTCTTTGTTCTCCTCCTTGTCTATATCTTCCATTGCCGTAATAGCACGCCCGGTCATTTGTCGGACCACTCTGGGGTCCACTAGACCTACGAGGAACGCGACCGTTGACATTACTGGATTGTCACTCTTCGAGAAGGGTAGATGAGGCGCGTATTTGAGAGGACCTGAATCCTTGCCCGGGCTATGAAGAAACCTGTCCTCTATTGGTAACTGCAGAAACTTCAATATGCATTGTTCTGGGGTCTTGGTATCAATGCTCTTAGCGACCTTGTACCAATCAGATCCATGCTCTTGTAATCCCTTCAGCAGTTTCTGCAACTCCTCCCTAGACCACTGGTCGTCGACGTTCTCGAGTATTTTAGCCTTCTTGACCGGATTCGTGGAGGATGCctgatcttcctcgatTTCGGTTTTCTCTTCGTCTTTAACCTTGTCCTCTGGCGCTTCAGAATCTATCTGGTTgctcatctttctcttccttgtCTCCAAGTATTTGTGCAACGCGCTATTTTCATCGTTCGTGTCCATCATTTTCTTTAACTTGGCCATATCTGGCAACTGCACCGAAGGTTTATAGCTCTCAAATGGGAACAGTCCACGCGGAGCGTCGTGTCTTGTCGAAAACTCCCCAGTAAAGGGCGGCTCCACATTCTTGGGCAGCAGCTTTGCGTCAACCTGATAATTAATCAAACCccacttcatcaaaaacttATGTACACGAAAGATCGCAGCGGCGTCCCCACATACGTTCCGCCTTGCCGCTGTAACGCTGAAATATTCGTTCGGGTTCAATCGATAAGAATTAACCATGAAATTTCGATATCTGACATACACCTGTGGCGTCTTGGACGCTATCCGGTTTGTGAAAAACTCCGGCAGCGATTGCCTCTCGATTGAGTGGATCTTCCGCAGGTCAAACCACCTGGCATAGTTAGGAATCACTATCTCGTGCGACTGCGGTACcgtcagctctttcagctccGATTGCTCCTGAGACTCATTCTTAACTGCGCCGCTCTCTTGCGATTCTTGCCTGAGCATTGACTTGTCCACATTGGCACTTGGCTCCTCCTCATCCCcatcctcctcttccttctgAAGTCCCTCTTCCGCTTCCTCCTGCTGTGCTACCTTCTCCTCGCCCTCGGACATCgcttcatcctcctccCCAAACAGATTCTCGTTAGTTTCGGTTTCGCTATCGGCTCCTCCACTCTTCTCTACATTGTCATTGGCAGCCGCTTTTTCGATGCTCTCTGCTGCCTctccaccaccaccagcatCTTCTGGCCCAAATAATCCGGGGCTCTCCATCGCTCAGCCAGTTGCAGCCACTATACCGCTCATCTCGACCCTTCAAACTACTTGTTTACCATCTAAAATTCGTATTACTTTCgagattgaaaaaaacCTTTGGCCGGGTAATTCGTGAGAGATGATTCGGGATTCTGCATGTCCGGTTTGTTCCGGGAGCTTGCCGGACAGGTCATATCGAATTCTCTATATCGAACAAGGCTTCAAATCAACACGAATATGTCAGATCTGGTCAAGATTTAGTAAAAATTCCACTTCACAAGGCCGCTAGAGTCGCTGGCGGGTTTTCTACAGGTGCTTGGCGCGAATCAGAGATGTTGGTTTCGATTCAGACGCTTTTTGCGGCGGTTTTGATGCTGGTGACAAGAATCGCAGTGGGCGATGTGCAGGTGACAGAGCCGGTAGCCGGTGCTCAGTTTTCCGGGAGTGGCGGTACTGTCAGCATTGATTTGAAGTGGATGGACAACGGAGCGAATCCGCCGGTCGATGATATCACATCTTTCACTTTCACGTTGGAAACGGGTCCCAACAACCACATCCAAGCGGTCAAGAAGCTGGATGAAAGCGTCCCTCTCTCAGCTATCACCAAAGTGGGTGACACCTACTCGTATACGCTTCAATTCCCTTCGGGCATTATCGGAAATGGGCAATACTATATCCAGGTCTATTCGCAAGTGCAAGGGGGCGGCTACACGAACAACTACTCGCCTCGTTTCGAGCTGACTTCGATGGGAGGCACCTCGTCTGCCACTTTCTCTGACTCGACTCAGCCCCCTGGCGAGACGCTGGTTGCCGGGACGGGCACCACCACCGCTTCAGTTGACACCAGATCCTTCACGCTATATTACACGCAACAGACTGGCGTCTCCCGGTTCGCGCCCATGCAGATGCAGCCCGGAAGCAAGATCACGGCCACCACCTGGACCAAGAAGTTCCCCACGAGCGCCGTGACGTACTATTCCACCTACAGAAACACTTTGGCACAGGAGACCACTATCACACCCGGTTGGTCCTACGTCTTATCTAGTGGCATCAACTTTGCCACGCCGGCACCGTACCCTACGGACAACGGTGGGTGGCAGAACCCGAAGCAGAGGCAGAGCCTGTCGACCAGAAAGatcaacatcaagaagagagcaAGGGTAATGGGAAATTAGGCCGTTGGTCCTGTATAGTTAAGCGATATAGACTCTTTATACAATGGCGCGTGTGTAAGTAGGAGGCATACAAACACCGAAAGTCTCAGTAGATCTCCGGGAACTTCCTGCAGAGCTGCTGCAACGCAACGATCCCATCCACGCTGATCTGCTcgttctccttcagcacaCAGGGCACCGCATCCAGCACTAGAAACTCCACGTCTCCGCTGTCGCTGGAGCGACACACAAACTCGTGCCACGATTCTGCCTCGAACTGCTTGTTCAACGAAACCCTCACGTTCGTCAACGTTACCATTTCGCCGCCATCCGTCGGCGAGCTCAGCACCAGCGTGTTCTCTGTTGGTTGCGACTTCACCTGCGCAATGAGCCTGAACACCGGGCAAACGTTCTGTGCTATCTCTCGAGGATCGATTCTGGGCGTCTCGCTGGCCATCTCAGCTGCTATTCCGTCCTTCTGACTGGTCTTCTGGTGTACAAGTGGTGCTCTTTACGCGTTCTAGTACTGTCGCGCTAGCTCTTCTACAGACCAAGGACACGATACACCACGAAGGTCCGCAAGGTGCTGCCAAACTACTCGAGACTGGTTGATAGGCCATCGGACGATGGCAAGGAGGAATGTGGCTGCAATCGCTGGTGGCACAGCCCTCATTGATTAGCAGTAACCCGGTACGAGGGTAATGGGTACTTAAGGCAGCCATTGGGTGAAGGTGGTCGGTGGAAGCTACAGTTCAGGCTGGCTGAAGATGGCGATGAGATTGCAGGACGGGAGCAAGTCGCTGGGACCGAAAGGCGGTCGCTCTCCTTTGAGAAGACACTTGCATGGGTTGCTAACGGTGGGACTCGCCCTTGCTGGGACAGCACTGTATGTGGTCAGTCAGCGTTCATCCAGGGAGGGTGTGATTTTGAGTGGCAAGGAAGTGTCTAGGTGCGGGAAAATCGAGCCAATTGTGCCtagcttcaagaagtcgGTGGATTTGATCCTGCACGATGCAGAATTCAAGCGGTCTTCTGTGGAAAAGCTGTCCAAGGCTATCCAGATCCCGACGGAAATCTGGGACGTGAACCCGGAGCCGGCAGACGACCCTGAATGGTACGCTCATTTCTACGAGTTCCACAGGTTCCTGGAGCAGACGTTTCCGCTGGTTCACGAGAGGCTCACGCGCGAGAAGGTGAACGAGCTGGGCTTACTGTACACCTGGGAGGGCTCGGAGCCCGAGCTGAAGCCGGTGTTGTTTATGGCGCACCAGGATGTGGTTCCGGTGAACAAGGAGACGTGGGATGACTGGGAGTACCCACCATTCTCGGGACATTACGATGAAAAGAGCGACCTGGTTTGGGGCAGAGGCTCGAACGACTGTAAGAACCTGCTGATCGCAGAACTCGAGGCCATTGAACAGCTTTTGCTCGACGGCTACCAGCCGAAGAGGTCTGTGATTTTGTCGTTCggttttgatgaagaatcgagCGGTCCCCTCGGAGCCAGGCATCTGGCTGCTTTCCTCGAGGACAGATACGGTAGGGATGGGATCTTTTCGATCATCGACGAAGGGTTTGGAGTACTGCCCATCGACGAGGGGCTCTTTGTGGCCTCCCCCATCACGGCTGAAAAGGGATACGTCGATGTCGTGGTGACGGTCAATGGGAAGGGCGGCCACTCTTCGGTACCACCAGACCATACTACTATCGGCGTCGCATCAGACCTGATTACTGTTCTCGAAGACAATCCTTTCGGCCCAGATTTCGAGCTCGACAACCCACTCTTCAGTTTGCTGACATGTGCAGCCGAGCATTCAAAGAGGCTCCCCAAAGATTTGAGGAAGCACATCTTGAGGGCGCCAAAGAACAAGGCAAGTCGGAAAATGTTGGAGAAGTTTTTGTCCAGCGATGTTAGGTTCCGTGATTTAATCCGAACCACCAGAGCTGTAGACGTTTTCAACGGTGGTATCAAAGCCAACGCTCTGCCTGAGGTTTCCACCTTCGTGGTCAACCACAGAATAGACATCCACTCGTCTGTGGAAGAAACAGTCGCCGCAGATGCGTACTTTGCTGAGAAAATTGCAAAGAAATATGGTTACGGTTTCGCTCGCAACGGAGAGTTCTCGATTCCAGAAACTGAGCTTGGTTACATTGACGTAAAGGTCGCCAAGGCTTTGGAACCGGCTCCAGTTTCTCCAACTTCGGGTGCCGCTTGGGACATCCTCGCCGGTACCATCCAGGATGTGTTCGAAAATGGGGTTTTCGCCGGCCGCGACGACGCTGAGTTGTACGTTTCAACAACTTTGATGCCAGCAAATACTGATACCAGGTATTACTGGAATTTAACGAAGAACATCTACAGGTTCGTCGCTTCGATCCTTGATGCAAGTACTTTCGAGACTATCCATTCTGTGAATGAGAGTATCAAAGCTAGCAGCCATCTGTCTGCTATTGCATTCATTTACGAGTACATTGTGAacgttgatgaaaatgCTTAGCAAGATAACTAATAAAATTTTCGTATCCGTGAGTAAAGCTGTGTAGCTCAGCGCTAAACGTAACTACTTCGAATTTGGCGATGTGGTGTAGCTAACCGTCTTGTAATCGTCGGAGCTAGAGCCACTATCGCATGTTCTGGGCTGATACATTACAATACCGCCATTTTTCTCTAGGTCGTAGTTTTCGGTGTTAGTTCTACCAAAAGACAGTTGTGAAAGACCGTCTAGCGATGTActgtcttcttcagagagCTTTTGCGACAAGAAGGGGTTGAACCCGTCGGtaccttcttcaacatctgAAGTTGTCGTCTTCTCAAACCCTATGCGGATTCCTCTCTTATTTCGACTCTTTTTGCTACTCTCATAAGGTGTTCTGTAGTCAACGACAAAATGTGCCTGCGACTGAGGACTGTCTGATGAGTAATTACCATCGCTCTTTTCCATAGACGAATCGGAGAAGAATTCATCCTTGTACTCGCTACTTGAGATCTTGCCCAACAGTTTGGCGATCTTGCGATCTTTGCTCTTCTCAATCAATCTCCCTAGAGCGTCCACAATGAAACCTAACTTAATCGAACGCAGGAAGTTGGCGTACATGTGGAGAGCGTCAGCTCCCAACccaaagatgaaaaagaCCAAGTACGACATCAGCACGTAAATCCAGACCGTGAGCAGTCTGCCACCTGCGTCGATCTTTGGTATCACATTCCAAAGTGCGCTCGAATGCGTCTCTTTGTAACTGTAGTGGCCATTGAAACTCTTGACGTCTTCGACAAGCGCATAAATCGACAGCGGGAACATCACCAAGATAATCAGGCAGCAGAAAATCAGCAACCTCGCAAACCTCGTCAGGTTCAATTTCGAGTTTGTGCAATGCAAAATGTCTTTGAcatccttcctcttcctaTAGAAGATGTAGAGAACCATGGACGCATACACCGCCGCAACCGTCGACGCCACGAAGGGCCACATAGTGTAAAGCACGGTGGTCACCCAAGTGGGCGACAACAGGTTCAAACACCCGTAGTACCTGGTCACACCGAATCGGTACATTTGGACCAAATACGAAAGTCCCATGATCACTACGGGCGGAACCAGGCACACCGCCAGGTCCCTGCCGATTTTGCGCCAGGAACCGGCTTCCGGCAGCACCGAATCTGCCTTCAGAACCGAGTGCAGGTTATTAACGATATTTCCCACCGCACAAGAAATACCAACGTTCGCTCCAACCTGCAGCTTCACCACTACATCGCACCATCCCTTCCCGCTCCACCTACTCGCAAAATCCTCGCCACTCCACACGCAAGCCGCGACAATATACGACAAATTCATTACTATCAGCCAACTGATCAGAACTATGGCTGGCACATTTTTGTTCTGCGAGTGCCACGCTAGCGGCGGTACCAGCAACACAAAAGCTACAGTACAAAGCCCTATGACATTAGATTGGATACTCATCTGGCAGATTTAACATAGAGCTCTTTCCGGCCTCCACAACCAGCACGGTGCCCGCACCCGTTCGGCCTTTTTTATAACCCTACCCCAAGCTCCCATCCGAAACAAACAGCTAGTACTCTCGCATCAACAGCAGCTACAACTCCACTCGCTACTGCCATAACACATACCTCCAGCTCTTGGTTCTCCTCCAAGATGATACTTGTTTCCTGATCAGTGTCACAATGTATTGTCTGCCGCTGCGACAGCCGGCGAAATAGTGGCGCGCACTGGAAACCCCGTATAAGGAGCTGAAAACACAAGGTATGAAGATATATTCAACAGGATACCTCAAACAACTAGCTAGCTTTAAAGCGACATTGGCAATCTGAAGTGGAAACCTGCTTCAAAGGTGTCGGATAGTGTCTGCAATGCGTGTAACAGGCCTCCTGAGGGTCGTACGTATGTTTATAGATCTTGCCGAGAGCTGGGATTGGCATTAGATGACGAAGACCTGCGCCAGGGCTGTGACTGCCGTGAAGAGATAGTACCACAGGCCGTTGGCGGAGGTTGTGAGGGAGAAGCCGGAGGACTTGGACGTGGTTGACGGAGCGGTGGCAGAGATCGACATGAGTTTGCTCGAGTAGGTCTCGTTGGAGGGGATGGCGGACAGGATCGAGTGGATGTCGTTGTAGGAGAGGGAGGAGTCGAATTTGGTAGCGTTGGAGAGGAAGGTGATGACGTTGCCAGTGGAATCGAAGATCGCACCGCCTCTCATGGCGTTTCTTGTGTCTCTTGGGATGTAGCCGTAGGACTGGATGCCGGTGCCCAGATACTCGATGCCCTGGAAGGTGTGGAAGGTTGAGTAGAAGTGGTCGCGCTCGGTGCCGTTCATAGCTTCGAAGATGTCGAACTCGCCGCAACCGCTGGCCCAGCAGGAACAGTTTGGGTTGGTCGGGTACTGGGCGGTCCTCGGGATGTGGTCGTTCAGAAGCCAGATCGCTGGCAAGTCGTAGAACTCGATGGAACTGCTGTTGGACTGCGTCTCCCTCGGCATCTCAAAGTCGAACAGGAACATCTTCGTTACACCGCCAAACCCGTAGTACGCGGGGATCCCCTGGCGGTAGTAGCCGCAGCCCTTGCCTACGCCAGACTTGGGACACGACACgttggagaagatgatgaactcttcatcgGACGAGATATAGTTGTTGTCCTGCAGCAGCGTCGCAGAGGACGCCTTCGAGGTACCGTCGGACCCGGCGTACGTCAGCGCCTTGCCCAGACATTTCGAACTGTCGCCAGCAGCAGTCAGGAAGGTGACGTTCTCACCGACCTGTGCCGAAGCGTTGTAGTACGCACGACGGGTGAAGTCGCTGGAGGAAGCAGAGCTGCTCACATCAAAGGAGGGCGAATCGTAGTAGGCGAATTGGTGCAGCTTAAGAGGACCACGGAAATGGACCGAAAGATACGAAGACACGGGCGCATTGGTCCCGGAAAACCACTGCGGATCTCCCACCTCGCAGGAGCAGTCGTCAGCGTCGATGTTGGAAAACTTCTTCACCGGAGTGTACGTCCCGGCGAACCCAACGTTAGAGAACGCTATCTGGTCATACGCACTCACTTCCGCCCTGGCCACCTGCAGACACGCCAGAAACACACAGATCAAACGCACGGCAGCATTCATCTTACTTCGAGTTGGCCTCTGGAATGAATATTTGCAAATTGCAGCTCAAAGAGCCAAGAAATTCGAAAAATACAGAGATTGGTCAAGACCAAGCTATTTTAACTGCACATCAGGAGCACCACAGCACAGCCAGCATTCTCCCACGGCAGATCCGACGCTCTATTATTATCGCTCCTCGAGATGCTCTCTGTTCCTACCAACAAAATATCTCAGGAATAGGCAGTCGGGAAAGTCTTGGCATGACGAAAATCGCCCTGCACAGAGAAACCTGCGCACGGCCAGGAGATGCTGTATGTCGCGAAACTCAACCTCGAGAACGTCGGAACGACGCTGTCGTCGAGAGCCTAGTTGGTGTAGCCTGTGTCGTACGCCATCACCAGCAGGAGTATCGTGACGGAGTACGCCACGACTGCCAGGACCGTCCACATGGTCCACTTTCTGTAGTAGGCTCTTTTCGCTTCGTGCGAGTCCAGTATTTGGGACGCTGCTTGCTTGAGAAACAGCTTTCTGTGGTATTGCAGGCCGTGTGGGGGAGACGCTGGGTCCGCGAATGTGACAGTGGTTTCGTTGACTCGGTCAATTTCCGCTGCGACATCGTTGCTTATTTCGAGATGGGTCTTGTCGATTTTTGTCTCGACTTCGTAGACAGTAGGTAGTTCTTCTGGCGGGATCTCGGCGTGTGTGGGCTCGTAGTCGAGATGCCACTGGGTGTAGACGTAGATCAGAATGTTCCCGATCCAGAGGAATGGTAGAAAGAAACCGCCAGCAAGCCATCGGGGTACCAAGCTTTCGTAGCGGGCGCCTGCCTGGCAGGATGGACACTCGCAGGCGTACCATTgggcctcttcttcgacaaatGAGTTCAAGTTTTTCGGTTTGCTGGCCATACCTACTGTCTTCAATTTGTGACGCTGCAGCCGGCCTACAAAACATAAAAAATACAATGGTTACATGACAGTACGAATGAGCTAAAGCGCTGGCTTTTATACAAGTGCAGTATTCAATTCAAGCATTGCAACGCCGGTGAAGGGCGTCTAAGAAGTACGATCGCTGGCTGAATGTGTCAGTATTTGCTATGCATTTTCCGCTTTCGGCGATGACAATTTTGAACTGGCGCGACATGTTCAGTTACATGAATTATGGGTTCACAGCTTCTGAAACGCTGGAGTATGTTACTGCTTGTGGTTTCGAagatctttcttcctcttctgcaAAAACTTCTCCATATATGACTGAGTGAATTGCTTCACTTTGAGGCGCTTCTCTTTCGTTGGCTCCTTAGGAGGTGATTTGGTCAAGTCTTTCTTGAGTTCTTTCGCTGTCAGAATCTTGACTATGTCCCTGGCGCACAGCTTGGCGTGATCATGAGATAAGTCATTTTCATGCTCGTACTTCCTTAGCAGGTTTGGGACAAATGAGGCGAAAAACTTGTTCCATTTGTGCTCCAAGTGATTTgtttgagaaagctttttcttcttcagctttctttcttctctctctttctcctcttTGATCTGAGCCTCTTTCTCGAGTTCCCTCTGCTTattggcttcttcgataatTCTCAGAAGATCGTTTCTCTTTTGgttttccagctccatcTTGCCTTTCAAGGCGCGcatttcctccttctttgcCTGCTCAATGGCTTCCATCTCCATCTCTAGTCGTTTCTGCTTGTTCTTTTCGTATTCTTCGTTATCCAGTCTGGGCCGCTTGGTCCCGTTAGTGCCGTTTCTCCTGGAGGCGCTATCTTTTGCTGAGTAGGGTTTCGAATTAAACGTTTTCGAAGAGCCCGTTGGTGGGTTATGCAGCTTTGTTTTTTGTTGAGCGTTATAATACATGGGTTTACCATTTTCGTGAACGATTTCCCATCCTGGTGGTAATCTGATCCGTCGTAAGTCAACCATTCTATTCGATGCTTCCCTTATGTCTTTCTTATCTATTCTTTTGTAGGTCTCAAACTCGGCCCATTTGGCCAGTAACTCGTCGCAGTCTTCTGCCAATCCTTTttgcttttccttcaaataTGAGACCTGTTGATCGATCTGGGACGCAGTAATACCATTCTTAGTTGTCTTGGGTAACTTCAACAGGAAGCTAACAATCTTTTGGCCCATCTCCAAATCGTCCTCGAAGATCTGAAGCAGTTTTGCCAGGCACGTATATCCATGCAGCTTGATGACCTGGTGGTGCAAAGACTCATCCTCTATCTCGTATAGTCTGTTAAATAGCTTCTGTGCAATTAGTCTATCATCTGCCTGCAACAGAACACTCATAACTTTTGTCACATCTTGGGGATTCTCGCAACCTGACGGATGCAGTGATTCCACAAATTCGATGTTGAAATTATTTCCTTCAGCCTTCTCAATCTTGAGCCCTTGGCTCtttttcatcttgatcCATTTCTTCTCAGCCGAGCTACTCACAGCTAGTGCATCTGCAATATTCTGCGGCAAAAGAGATGCGGCATCGGTCTGAGTCTTGCCACCCAAAAAGCCTATACAATTAGGCTCTTCACAGTAGCATTTCTGTGCTGTTGCGCCGTACCTATCGACATTGTAATCGAAAGTGATTTCTTCCCCTCTGGAGATTTTCCTCTTGGCGAATATTCCCATCCTTAGTTTCCCTGCGACCACCCATTTATTCACATAGGCGTTTGGATTACAGGAATGATTACAGAACCGAGCTAGTGAGCCCTTCAGCGTAGCGTCAATAAATTCACCGTTTTGCAACATCA
Above is a genomic segment from Torulaspora globosa chromosome 1, complete sequence containing:
- the STE3 gene encoding Ste3p (ancestral locus Anc_1.167) encodes the protein MSIQSNVIGLCTVAFVLLVPPLAWHSQNKNVPAIVLISWLIVMNLSYIVAACVWSGEDFASRWSGKGWCDVVVKLQVGANVGISCAVGNIVNNLHSVLKADSVLPEAGSWRKIGRDLAVCLVPPVVIMGLSYLVQMYRFGVTRYYGCLNLLSPTWVTTVLYTMWPFVASTVAAVYASMVLYIFYRKRKDVKDILHCTNSKLNLTRFARLLIFCCLIILVMFPLSIYALVEDVKSFNGHYSYKETHSSALWNVIPKIDAGGRLLTVWIYVLMSYLVFFIFGLGADALHMYANFLRSIKLGFIVDALGRLIEKSKDRKIAKLLGKISSSEYKDEFFSDSSMEKSDGNYSSDSPQSQAHFVVDYRTPYESSKKSRNKRGIRIGFEKTTTSDVEEGTDGFNPFLSQKLSEEDSTSLDGLSQLSFGRTNTENYDLEKNGGIVMYQPRTCDSGSSSDDYKTVSYTTSPNSK
- the ASG7 gene encoding Asg7p (ancestral locus Anc_1.169); translation: MASKPKNLNSFVEEEAQWYACECPSCQAGARYESLVPRWLAGGFFLPFLWIGNILIYVYTQWHLDYEPTHAEIPPEELPTVYEVETKIDKTHLEISNDVAAEIDRVNETTVTFADPASPPHGLQYHRKLFLKQAASQILDSHEAKRAYYRKWTMWTVLAVVAYSVTILLLVMAYDTGYTN
- the CPS1 gene encoding Gly-Xaa carboxypeptidase (ancestral locus Anc_1.166), whose translation is MAMRLQDGSKSLGPKGGRSPLRRHLHGLLTVGLALAGTALYVVSQRSSREGVILSGKEVSRCGKIEPIVPSFKKSVDLILHDAEFKRSSVEKLSKAIQIPTEIWDVNPEPADDPEWYAHFYEFHRFLEQTFPLVHERLTREKVNELGLLYTWEGSEPELKPVLFMAHQDVVPVNKETWDDWEYPPFSGHYDEKSDLVWGRGSNDCKNLLIAELEAIEQLLLDGYQPKRSVILSFGFDEESSGPLGARHLAAFLEDRYGRDGIFSIIDEGFGVLPIDEGLFVASPITAEKGYVDVVVTVNGKGGHSSVPPDHTTIGVASDLITVLEDNPFGPDFELDNPLFSLLTCAAEHSKRLPKDLRKHILRAPKNKASRKMLEKFLSSDVRFRDLIRTTRAVDVFNGGIKANALPEVSTFVVNHRIDIHSSVEETVAADAYFAEKIAKKYGYGFARNGEFSIPETELGYIDVKVAKALEPAPVSPTSGAAWDILAGTIQDVFENGVFAGRDDAELYVSTTLMPANTDTRYYWNLTKNIYRFVASILDASTFETIHSVNESIKASSHLSAIAFIYEYIVNVDENA
- the TOH1 gene encoding Toh1p (ancestral locus Anc_1.168), translating into MNAAVRLICVFLACLQVARAEVSAYDQIAFSNVGFAGTYTPVKKFSNIDADDCSCEVGDPQWFSGTNAPVSSYLSVHFRGPLKLHQFAYYDSPSFDVSSSASSSDFTRRAYYNASAQVGENVTFLTAAGDSSKCLGKALTYAGSDGTSKASSATLLQDNNYISSDEEFIIFSNVSCPKSGVGKGCGYYRQGIPAYYGFGGVTKMFLFDFEMPRETQSNSSSIEFYDLPAIWLLNDHIPRTAQYPTNPNCSCWASGCGEFDIFEAMNGTERDHFYSTFHTFQGIEYLGTGIQSYGYIPRDTRNAMRGGAIFDSTGNVITFLSNATKFDSSLSYNDIHSILSAIPSNETYSSKLMSISATAPSTTSKSSGFSLTTSANGLWYYLFTAVTALAQVFVI